One Candidatus Goldiibacteriota bacterium genomic window, CGCTTTCCTGGCTGTGGGATATAATTTTCGCGCCGCAGGCGGTTGAAAAGTTCAATTCAGAAAACGAATTTCTTATTAACTCGCTTCCCGGAGGCAATCAATGAAAATAGCGCTTGCCAGCGACCACGCGGGATTGGAATTAAAAGACTTTATAAAACAGCACCTTGAAAAACAGGGCCATGAAGTGAAGGATTACGGCACATATACTGAAGAGTCGTGTGATTATACGGATTTCGCGGAGCTTGCCTGTGATGCTGTCGTTAAGGGACAGTCTGAAAGGGGAATTCTTTTCTGCGGGACGGGGATCGGCATGTCAATTGTTGCCAATAAGATAAAGGGCATTTACGCCGCGCTTGTGGATAATACATTTTCAGCCGCAATGACAAGGCGGCATAACGACAGTAATGTGCTGGTGATGCCCGGCCGTCTTATAGGAAAAGACATTGCAAAAGAAATAGCGGGTATCTGGATTGCCACCCAATATGAAGGCGGCAGGCATGACAGGCGGCTAAACAAGATTAAAGCGGTTGAAAATAAAAATATGAAATAATATTACGGAGGTAATAATAATGGATTTTACAAATTACATTGAAGCAATAGACAGTGAAGTGGCGGAAATAATCAAAGATGAAGTGAAAAGAAATCAGGAAACGCTTTTAATGATAGCGTCGGAAAACTACGCGGATGAAGCCGTGCTTCAGGCGCAGGGTTCCGTGTTTACAAATAAGTACGCGGAAGGATACCCTACAAAACGTTTTTATCAGGGCGTGGGCAATTCAGACAGGGTGGAACAGCTTGCCATTGACAGGGCAAAACAGCTGTTTGGCGCGGAACACGCCAATGTGCAGCCAAACTCCGGTTCGCAGGCAAACCAGGCCGTTTATCTTGCGATGCTGCAGCCGGGCGATGCAATACTTGGAATGAACCTTGCGGCGGGAGGACATTTAACGCACGGCGCGGCGGCATCTTCGTCGGGCAAACTTTACAAAGCGCACGCGTATTCCGTGAATAAAGAAACGTATATGCTTGACTATGATGAAATAGCGGCTGCGGCAAAAGAAGTGCAGCCTAAAATAATAGTGGCGGGAGCGTCGGCATATCCAAGGCAGATAGACTTTAAAAAATTCAGGGAAATAGCTGATTCCGTGGGCGCGCTGCTTATGTGCGACATTGCGCATTACGCGGGGCTTGTTGCCGCCAAACTGTATCCGGATCCGGTTCCGTACGCTGATTTTGTAACAACCACCACGCATAAGACCTTAAAAGGGCCAAGGGGCGGCATGGTAATGTGCAAAGAAAAATACGCCAAACAGATAAATTCAGCCGTATTTCCGGGGCTGCAGGGCGGGCCTTTAATGCATGTGATAGCCGCCAAGGCGATTTGTTTTAAAGAGGCAATGACGCCTGCTTTTAAAGATTATCAGCAGCAGGTTATGAAAAACGCGCAGGCTCTGGCCGCTGAACTTCTGAAAAAAGGCTATAAAATATTAACCGGCGGCACTGACTGCCACATGATTCTGCTTGATTTAAGGCCCAATAAAATCAACGGGCGTGATTCGGCGAGAGCCCTTGAAGACGCGGGAATAACATTGAATAAAAACGGCGTGCCTTTTGACACTGAAAGCCCGTTTGTCACATCCGGCATCAGGATAGGAACGCCCGCTATTACCGCGCGGGGCATGAAAGAAGGAGAAATGACACTAATCGCGGACTGGATGGATCAGGTGCTGAAAAATATCGGGGACGCGGCATTAAAAGAAAAAATCCGCGGTCAGGTTAAATCGCTGTGCGCTAAATTCCCGGTGTACGACAAATAAAAGGGGGATAAAAGTGAAAACAGGGGGAAGGGAAGGTTTTACTTTAATAGAACTGCTGGTGGTTGTAGCTATCGTGGGGCTTCTTGCGGCGGTGGCAATACCAAAGTACAAGAACCTGCTTGAAAAGGCAAATCTGGGAACCACGATGGGAAATTTGTCTTCTCTAAGGTCTTCGCTTTCTATTTATTACGCTACAAATATGGCTTTTCCGAATTCTATTGACCCGGCAGCAGAGCCGGCATTTGAATCAGTGCTTAACGGCGGGGTTCCTTTTGTTAAGGCAAAGTATCCCGCTGCCA contains:
- the rpiB gene encoding ribose 5-phosphate isomerase B; its protein translation is MKIALASDHAGLELKDFIKQHLEKQGHEVKDYGTYTEESCDYTDFAELACDAVVKGQSERGILFCGTGIGMSIVANKIKGIYAALVDNTFSAAMTRRHNDSNVLVMPGRLIGKDIAKEIAGIWIATQYEGGRHDRRLNKIKAVENKNMK
- a CDS encoding serine hydroxymethyltransferase, which gives rise to MDFTNYIEAIDSEVAEIIKDEVKRNQETLLMIASENYADEAVLQAQGSVFTNKYAEGYPTKRFYQGVGNSDRVEQLAIDRAKQLFGAEHANVQPNSGSQANQAVYLAMLQPGDAILGMNLAAGGHLTHGAAASSSGKLYKAHAYSVNKETYMLDYDEIAAAAKEVQPKIIVAGASAYPRQIDFKKFREIADSVGALLMCDIAHYAGLVAAKLYPDPVPYADFVTTTTHKTLKGPRGGMVMCKEKYAKQINSAVFPGLQGGPLMHVIAAKAICFKEAMTPAFKDYQQQVMKNAQALAAELLKKGYKILTGGTDCHMILLDLRPNKINGRDSARALEDAGITLNKNGVPFDTESPFVTSGIRIGTPAITARGMKEGEMTLIADWMDQVLKNIGDAALKEKIRGQVKSLCAKFPVYDK
- a CDS encoding prepilin-type N-terminal cleavage/methylation domain-containing protein; protein product: MKTGGREGFTLIELLVVVAIVGLLAAVAIPKYKNLLEKANLGTTMGNLSSLRSSLSIYYATNMAFPNSIDPAAEPAFESVLNGGVPFVKAKYPAATPPYGNSVTVSAAEGPVIAGAGWFYNNSNGTVFINSTAFDINGTVYSAY